The Labilibaculum sp. sequence CAGCCGCAGAAGTATATCATTCTCCGGCAGATCTTTTGGATCCATTGCATGAGGATGAAGATTCTCCTGTTCCTGGTTTAACTCACCGTTATCCGGATCGTGTTTTGTTTCTGATAACTGATATGTGTTCGATGTATTGCCGTCATTGTACCCGCCGTCGTTTTGCCGGACAGTCCGATGCTTCAACTCCTCAGGATAATATCGAGAAAGCAATTGAGTACATCGCAAATACGCCGCAGGTAAGAGATGTTGTTCTTTCAGGTGGGGATGCTTTGTTGATCAGCGATGATAAATTAGAATATATTATCAGCCGTTTGCGAGCTATTCCTCATGTTGAGATTATTCGTATTGGAACACGTACTCCTGTTGTTTTGCCACAACGTATTACCGATAATTTGGTGAAAATGTTGAGTAAATATCATCCAATTTGGCTGAATACTCATTTTAATCACTCCGACGAGATGACTGAGGATTCTAAAAATGCATTGGCTCGCATGGCAAATGCAGGGATTCCTTTAGGAAACCAATCGGTACTTTTAAAAGGGGTGAACGATTGTGTTCACATCATGAAAAAGTTGATGCACAACCTTGTAATGAACAGGGTTCGTCCGTATTATATTTATCAGTGTGATCTTTCGATGGGATTGGAGCATTTCAGAACTCCGGTTTCTAAAGGCATTGAGATCATTGAAAATCTTCGTGGTCATACTTCTGGTTTTGCAGTGCCTACTTTTGTGGTTGATGCTCCGGGAGGAGGAGGAAAAACTCCGGTCATGCCTCAGTATGTAATTTCTCAGAGTCCTGGAAAAGTGGTAATGAGAAATTTTGAAGGAGTGATTACAACTTATACTGAACCTTCTCATTACGATAATAAATGCACTTGTCCTGATTGTACGATGAATGAGAAACACGAAGGGGTTGCATCTCTTTTAAATGGAGATAGATTATCAATAGAACCAGATCATTTGGCTAGAAAAGACAGAAATAAAAAAATAGATGCCGTTTCTTAACGACATAGAAAATTATAAGAGTCTTTCGATTGTAGGACTTGAGAAAAATACCGGGAAGACCGAGTGTTTGAATTACGTGCTGTCCCGGCTTAGGGACAGCCGTAAACAAATAGCTCTTACTTCAATTGGTATTGATGGCGAAAGCTGTGATCAGGTTACACAAACAAATAAGCCCGAAATAGAGCTTAGTGAAGGGATGATTTTTGTGACTTCGGAATTGCATTATAAACAGCGAAAGCTGATATCTGAAGTGATAGATGTATCCCGTCAATCAACAAGTTTAGGCCGGTTGGTAAGCGCAAAAGTTTTAAGCAAGGGTAAGGTTCTTTTGTCGGGACCCGTTAGCAATCATTCCATTAAGGAGTTAATTGCTGATTTAAAAAATAAAGGAGTAGAGCTGTGCATTGTTGATGGTGCTTTATCCCGCAAAAGTATAGGTTCGCCAGCTGTAACCGAGGCCATGATTTTGGCAACAGGAGCAGCTCTTTCGGCAAATATTACGCAATTGGTTTATAAGACTAAATATGTGTATGATTTGATTCAGTTGCCGGAAATTGAAATGAATTTGAAAGCTCAATTATCTGAAGTAGATAATGGCATTTGGGCAATCGATTCGGAAGGCAAGTTTCAGGATACTGGAATTAGTTCTGTTTTGCTGATTCAAAAAGAAAAGGATAAGCTTTTTCAGCATGGCAATAGCTTTTTTGTGAGTGGCGCTGTAACCGATCAGTTTTTAGATTTTCTGAAGAATCAGAAACAGATTTCTGAAATAGAGCTGATTGTCAGGGATTTTATAAGAGTATTTGCAAATCCTGAAACCTATTATGCTTTTGTAAAGCGAGGCGGAAGAATACAGGTTTTAAATAAAACCAATTTGTTGGCGATTACAATTAATCCTGTTTCGCCTGATGGATACCGATTGAA is a genomic window containing:
- the ablA gene encoding lysine 2,3-aminomutase codes for the protein MTNNDRRREMFPEVTDIQWNDWKWQVRNRIETLDQLKKYISLTEEEEEGVRRSLASLRMAITPYYMTLIDQNNPNCPVRKQAIPTAAEVYHSPADLLDPLHEDEDSPVPGLTHRYPDRVLFLITDMCSMYCRHCTRRRFAGQSDASTPQDNIEKAIEYIANTPQVRDVVLSGGDALLISDDKLEYIISRLRAIPHVEIIRIGTRTPVVLPQRITDNLVKMLSKYHPIWLNTHFNHSDEMTEDSKNALARMANAGIPLGNQSVLLKGVNDCVHIMKKLMHNLVMNRVRPYYIYQCDLSMGLEHFRTPVSKGIEIIENLRGHTSGFAVPTFVVDAPGGGGKTPVMPQYVISQSPGKVVMRNFEGVITTYTEPSHYDNKCTCPDCTMNEKHEGVASLLNGDRLSIEPDHLARKDRNKKIDAVS